From Cricetulus griseus strain 17A/GY chromosome 1 unlocalized genomic scaffold, alternate assembly CriGri-PICRH-1.0 chr1_0, whole genome shotgun sequence, a single genomic window includes:
- the LOC100762240 gene encoding H-2 class II histocompatibility antigen, E-D beta chain-like isoform X2, giving the protein MMGLWLPRGSCVAAVVLMLMALSPPVALVRDPRPRYLEQLKAECHYLKGKESVRSVTRFIYNQEEFAQFDSDIGKFRAVTELGQPIAEDLNSQKDVLENYRASVDRCRNNYRLVDWFLLNLKAEPQVSVYPTKTQPLEHHNLLVCSASRFYPSHIEVRWFRNGQEEKDGVISTGLIQNGDWTYQILVMLEMVPQSGEVYTCQVEHPSLASPVTVEWTAQSTSTQNRVWSGVIFVLGLLLPVVQCICFRTRECGTPNPMSARTV; this is encoded by the exons ATGATGGGTCTGTGGCTCCCCAGAGGCTCCTGTGTGGCAGCTGTGGTCCTGATGCTAATGGCGCTGAGCCCTCCTGTGGCTTTGGTCAGGGACCCCCGAC CACGTTATCTGGAGCAGCTGAAGGCTGAGTGTCATTACCTCAAGGGGAAAGAGAGTGTGAGGAGTGTGACCAGATTCATCTATAACCAGGAAGAGTTTGCACAATTTGACAGTGATATTGGGAAATTCCGGGCAGTGACAGAGTTGGGGCAGCCCATAGCTGAGGACTTGAACAGCCAGAAGGATGTCCTGGAAAATTATCGGGCCTCGGTGGACAGGTGTAGAAATAACTACAGACTTGTTGATTGGTTCCTATTGAACTTAAAAG CTGAACCCCAGGTGAGTGTGTACCCGACAAAGACACAGCCCTTGGAGCACCACAACCTCCTGGTCTGCTCTGCGAGCAGATTCTACCCCAGCCACATTGAAGTCAGATGGTTCCGGAATGGCCAGGAGGAGAAGGATGGGGTCATTTCCACAGGCCTGATCCAGAATGGAGACTGGACCTACCAGATCCTGGTGATGCTGGAGATGGTTCCTCAGAGTGGAGAGGTTTACACCTGCCAGGTGGAGCATCCCAGCCTGGCCAGCCCTGTCACAGTGGAGTGGA CGGCTCAGTCCACATCCACACAGAACAGGGTATGGAGCGGGGTTATATTCGTGCTGGGTCTGCTGCTGCCTGTGGTTCAGTGCATCTGCTTCAGGACCAGAGAG TGTGGGACTCCAAACCCCATGAGCGCCAGGACGGTGTGA